A window of Sphingobacterium sp. SRCM116780 contains these coding sequences:
- a CDS encoding dihydrofolate reductase, with the protein MSKLKITFIVAATENNVIGKGNKMPWHLPNDLKYFKKTTLGHSVVMGRKTFESLGKPLPDRRNIILTRDMTAKSDEVDIANSFQEVLNYCRDEKEIFIIGGGEIFKQTLPFADKVLLTRLYTTIDGDAYFPELPAHEWTLESEEKHAKDEKHAFDYSFQVYTRV; encoded by the coding sequence ATGAGCAAACTAAAAATAACATTCATTGTAGCCGCTACTGAAAATAATGTAATCGGCAAAGGAAATAAAATGCCTTGGCATTTACCTAATGACCTTAAATATTTTAAAAAAACCACACTAGGACATAGTGTGGTGATGGGAAGAAAAACTTTTGAATCACTTGGAAAACCTCTTCCTGACCGTAGAAATATAATTTTGACTCGCGATATGACAGCGAAATCTGATGAAGTCGATATCGCAAATAGCTTTCAAGAAGTATTGAATTACTGTAGAGATGAAAAAGAAATTTTCATCATTGGTGGCGGTGAAATATTTAAACAAACATTACCATTTGCAGATAAAGTGTTGCTCACACGATTATATACAACTATTGACGGAGATGCCTACTTCCCAGAATTGCCTGCCCATGAATGGACTTTAGAAAGTGAAGAAAAACACGCAAAGGATGAAAAACATGCTTTTGATTATAGTTTTCAAGTTTATACAAGAGTGTAA
- a CDS encoding D-alanine--D-alanine ligase — translation MKTKIALITGGYTGEAEVSFKSSEFVNSQLDHNKYDIYQITVTTDAWFYISDSGIKHNINKEDFTLLLDNGLVKFDLAFIMVHGSPGEDGRLQSYFDLVGIPYTSCDALTSALTMNKGYTKAILADIQNLNLAKSVLLFEVQRAQAVSLVEEKLSLPYFVKPNAGGSSIGMTKVKVAGELKEAIDKAFDAENTGSQVIVEEFVNGREFSEGIYRNIAGELVVLPATEVKTTREFFDFEAKYIPGLTEEITPADLNEEQQVRVSSILKEIYVRLNCKGMVRIDFFLEKDTDKFYFIEINTIPGQTPQSFIPQQVRAAGMTETDFYGQLIEVALKK, via the coding sequence ATGAAAACAAAAATAGCATTAATAACTGGAGGTTATACGGGTGAAGCTGAAGTTTCTTTCAAAAGTTCCGAATTTGTCAATTCGCAGCTTGATCATAACAAATATGATATCTATCAAATTACGGTTACAACAGATGCTTGGTTTTATATTAGTGATTCAGGAATTAAACACAATATTAATAAAGAAGACTTTACATTATTGCTAGATAATGGTCTAGTTAAATTTGACTTGGCCTTTATTATGGTTCATGGATCACCAGGAGAAGATGGACGTTTACAAAGTTATTTTGATTTAGTTGGAATTCCTTATACTTCTTGTGATGCGCTGACTTCAGCTTTAACCATGAATAAAGGATATACTAAAGCAATACTTGCTGACATTCAAAATCTCAATTTAGCAAAATCCGTCTTATTATTTGAAGTTCAACGTGCTCAAGCGGTTTCTTTAGTGGAAGAGAAGTTGTCCTTACCGTATTTTGTGAAACCGAATGCTGGTGGTAGCAGTATTGGTATGACAAAAGTAAAGGTAGCAGGTGAACTAAAAGAAGCGATAGACAAAGCATTTGATGCGGAGAATACAGGAAGTCAAGTTATCGTCGAAGAGTTTGTCAATGGCCGAGAATTTTCTGAGGGTATTTATCGCAATATAGCTGGAGAGTTGGTTGTACTACCAGCGACAGAAGTGAAAACTACACGTGAATTTTTTGATTTTGAAGCTAAATATATCCCTGGCTTAACCGAGGAAATAACACCTGCTGATCTAAACGAAGAGCAACAGGTTCGTGTCTCCAGTATTTTGAAAGAGATTTATGTACGTCTAAATTGCAAAGGAATGGTACGCATTGATTTCTTTTTGGAAAAGGATACAGACAAGTTCTATTTTATCGAAATCAATACGATTCCAGGCCAAACTCCTCAGAGTTTTATCCCACAACAGGTGCGTGCAGCTGGTATGACAGAAACAGATTTTTATGGACAACTGATTGAAGTTGCTTTGAAAAAATAA
- a CDS encoding acyl-CoA thioesterase, with the protein MFQFEYQTRVRYAETDQMGYVYYGNYAAFYEIARTEMLRSTGISYRELEEMGVMLPVTEMKCKYIKAARYDDLITIRTTIRKKPAVRIIFEYELFNEKGELLNTGETTLVFVDITKNKPTMPPSIFLEKMAKFFE; encoded by the coding sequence ATGTTTCAATTTGAATATCAGACACGTGTACGCTATGCAGAAACCGATCAAATGGGGTATGTATATTATGGAAATTACGCTGCCTTTTATGAAATAGCACGTACTGAAATGCTCAGAAGTACCGGCATCTCTTATCGAGAGTTGGAAGAAATGGGCGTCATGTTGCCTGTGACGGAAATGAAATGTAAATACATCAAAGCCGCGCGCTATGATGATTTGATAACCATCAGGACAACTATTCGAAAAAAACCTGCTGTAAGAATAATCTTTGAGTATGAATTATTCAATGAAAAAGGAGAACTATTAAATACGGGAGAGACAACATTAGTTTTTGTTGATATTACTAAAAATAAACCAACCATGCCGCCATCTATATTTCTTGAAAAGATGGCGAAATTTTTTGAATAA
- the rpsA gene encoding 30S ribosomal protein S1: MAKKQEVEKELAAKNAELQGADTKVVKDTEKIESEADSKLIEEIKSNTWITPEGEFDWDADDKGFGNYSDAERAKLEEQYAGTFNQINQGEIIEGTVVSINNKDVVLNVGFKSDGLVSLSEFRDLPELKVGDVVDVFVESQEDSNGQLVLSRKRAKTQKSWEAINEALENDAIINGFVKSRTKGGLIVDIKGVEAFLPGSQIDIKPIRDYDVYVGKTMEFKVVKINHEFKNVVVSHKVLIENDLENQKSEIVSKLEKGQVLEGTVKNITDFGVFIDLGGVDGLLHITDISWGRIEHPKEVLSLDQTINVVVLDFDDEKKRIALGLKQLSEHPWESLDKDLAVGSKVKGKIVTVADYGAFLEIIPGVEGLIHVSEMSWSQNLRSPQEFLKVSDEIEAEILTLDREERKMSLGIKQLTPDPWKNINERYPVGSKQTAVVKNMTNFGVFVELEEGIDGLIHISDLSWSKKINHPNEFTKVGEKLDVVVLELDEENRKLSLGHKQLEENPWDTFETIFTIDSVHEGTVLKVGDKGDIVALQYGVEGFCPSKHSVKEDNSSLKVDEVASFKIIEFNKENKRLVISHSRIWEDERAEARVEEFNARKKEAKVANNAVKKVKDSVEKSTLGDLDVLAQLKSQMEGDEKNAK; the protein is encoded by the coding sequence ATGGCAAAAAAACAAGAAGTAGAAAAAGAGTTAGCAGCGAAAAACGCGGAGCTACAAGGCGCTGACACCAAAGTGGTGAAAGACACAGAAAAAATTGAATCAGAGGCTGATTCAAAACTAATCGAAGAAATCAAATCTAACACGTGGATCACTCCAGAAGGAGAGTTCGACTGGGATGCAGATGACAAAGGTTTCGGAAATTATAGCGATGCTGAGCGCGCTAAATTAGAAGAACAATACGCAGGTACTTTCAACCAAATCAATCAAGGTGAAATTATCGAAGGTACTGTTGTTTCTATCAACAATAAAGACGTTGTCTTGAATGTTGGTTTCAAATCTGACGGTTTGGTTTCATTATCTGAATTCCGTGACTTACCAGAGTTGAAAGTTGGTGACGTAGTTGACGTTTTCGTAGAGTCGCAAGAAGATTCTAATGGACAATTAGTATTATCTCGCAAACGTGCTAAAACTCAAAAATCTTGGGAAGCTATCAATGAAGCATTGGAAAATGATGCTATCATTAACGGTTTTGTTAAAAGTCGTACAAAAGGTGGTCTTATCGTGGATATCAAAGGTGTTGAAGCATTCTTACCTGGATCTCAAATCGATATCAAACCTATCCGTGACTACGATGTTTACGTAGGTAAAACTATGGAATTCAAAGTTGTTAAAATCAACCACGAATTTAAAAATGTTGTCGTATCTCATAAAGTATTAATTGAAAACGACTTAGAAAACCAAAAATCTGAAATCGTTTCTAAATTAGAAAAAGGTCAAGTATTAGAAGGTACTGTTAAAAATATTACAGATTTCGGTGTGTTCATCGATTTAGGTGGTGTTGATGGTTTACTTCACATTACTGATATTTCATGGGGTCGTATCGAGCATCCAAAAGAAGTATTATCATTAGATCAAACAATCAACGTAGTAGTATTGGATTTTGATGATGAGAAAAAACGTATCGCTTTAGGCTTGAAACAACTTTCTGAGCATCCTTGGGAATCTTTAGATAAAGACTTAGCTGTTGGTTCTAAAGTAAAAGGTAAAATTGTAACAGTTGCTGATTACGGTGCTTTCTTAGAAATCATCCCTGGAGTTGAAGGTTTAATCCACGTTTCTGAAATGTCTTGGTCTCAAAACTTACGTTCTCCTCAAGAGTTCTTAAAAGTAAGTGATGAAATCGAAGCTGAGATCTTAACTTTAGATCGCGAAGAGCGTAAAATGAGCTTAGGTATCAAACAATTGACTCCTGATCCTTGGAAAAACATCAACGAGCGTTACCCAGTTGGTTCTAAACAAACTGCAGTAGTTAAAAACATGACTAACTTCGGAGTGTTCGTAGAATTAGAAGAAGGTATCGATGGTTTAATCCACATCTCTGATTTATCTTGGTCTAAAAAAATCAACCACCCTAACGAATTCACTAAAGTTGGTGAAAAATTAGATGTTGTTGTTTTAGAATTAGATGAAGAAAATAGAAAATTATCTTTAGGTCACAAACAATTAGAAGAAAACCCTTGGGATACTTTCGAAACAATCTTCACAATTGATTCAGTTCATGAAGGTACTGTATTGAAAGTTGGAGACAAAGGTGATATCGTTGCTTTACAATATGGTGTGGAAGGATTCTGTCCTTCTAAACATTCTGTGAAAGAAGATAATTCTTCATTGAAAGTTGACGAAGTTGCTTCATTCAAAATCATTGAATTCAACAAAGAAAACAAACGTTTAGTAATTTCTCACTCTCGTATTTGGGAAGATGAAAGAGCTGAAGCACGTGTTGAAGAATTCAATGCTCGTAAGAAAGAAGCTAAAGTAGCAAACAATGCTGTGAAAAAAGTGAAAGATTCAGTTGAGAAATCTACATTAGGTGACTTAGACGTTCTTGCACAATTGAAATCACAAATGGAAGGTGATGAAAAAAACGCTAAATAG
- a CDS encoding PASTA domain-containing protein has product MSKILQYLRTNTFRNNLLVAIGVVLALFVFIYLGLKVYTKHDESIEVPKVKGLHVNAAIAALEDADLEYQIDSVYQMDAKPGLVIEQDPEPKFHVKSGRTIYLTIITQVAPEIAFPKIKDKTLIEASAVLKNHNLRIGDTTYVADIARDIVLDAQFAGQSIRDGRMIPKGSRIDLILGNGQGANEVQIPDLSGLTVAEARFALQGIGLALGTVTYDIGVTDTTTARVITQFPGLETGIISIGAKVDLTLSNNIPTTPETTNPTSTQKQKTNP; this is encoded by the coding sequence ATGTCAAAAATCTTACAATATTTAAGAACGAACACGTTTAGAAATAACCTATTAGTTGCCATTGGAGTTGTTTTAGCTCTTTTTGTTTTCATCTATTTAGGATTAAAAGTATACACAAAACACGATGAATCCATTGAAGTTCCAAAAGTAAAAGGGCTACATGTCAATGCTGCAATAGCAGCATTAGAAGATGCTGATTTGGAATATCAGATTGATTCTGTTTATCAAATGGACGCAAAACCTGGTTTAGTGATTGAACAAGATCCTGAACCTAAGTTTCATGTAAAAAGTGGGCGTACGATTTATTTAACGATCATTACACAAGTAGCACCCGAGATCGCATTTCCAAAAATCAAAGATAAAACACTAATTGAGGCATCTGCCGTACTAAAAAATCATAATTTGCGTATAGGTGACACAACTTATGTTGCTGACATTGCAAGAGATATTGTTTTAGATGCACAGTTTGCTGGACAATCGATTCGAGATGGAAGAATGATTCCGAAAGGCTCTAGGATTGATTTAATATTAGGAAATGGTCAGGGAGCAAATGAGGTTCAAATTCCAGATTTATCAGGATTAACAGTTGCTGAGGCACGATTTGCGCTACAAGGGATAGGATTGGCATTGGGTACAGTAACTTATGATATTGGTGTTACGGACACAACAACCGCTCGTGTGATCACACAATTCCCAGGATTAGAAACGGGTATTATAAGTATTGGAGCTAAAGTTGATTTAACATTGTCAAATAATATCCCTACAACTCCAGAAACAACAAACCCTACATCAACGCAAAAACAAAAAACGAATCCATAA
- a CDS encoding ATP-binding protein, giving the protein MQTTQKNSNTSTKRLRIILLISTLILFISCFVVFVSQYQQYKNIQVRIENIYASINNDNSDFSLVISKYNEAENYFRLFSIDFDKKNYSNYENKLIEIKTDLDSLIALNFNEPNSIIENNFNKKESLAKNFILLKLKIDSLLSNNKKINSLPDSFIKKSTKSSSKIVKTPEENSSEKKTTNYVVTKKKSLLKRIFDKQNDTIFLDQIEKLKQEREIIIQEHLKELNTQQDLTNKKLEEVNTYFQKLRQSERKLLANNFSILHELNKLIRDIQDYRLKERHKKTNAEIKSLIAQTEVLKWEMIICFITMFLMICFIIYYQYFTTYYENRLIEEKKYVKKLADEKTAILAEISHEIRTPINSLLGIVDILKKQKEQFKEQDRLLIESAFSSIQSTSKTINDILNLSKLESKDHANTIGTFDINMLVQDVISIHQNQASLKNIKIEYNLVQNENSSIKTDEFKIRQILTNLLSNAIKYSEKGIIKIAVKVNNNKLFITVSDQGIGIAKNMLPSIFRKYFTVNSEVKIDSGVGLGLYITKQLVRKLKGEIKVNSVINQGTTFDVEIPVMIEKHIKSVIKRINQISDLPKNINWLIVDDNSLNLLYMKQFFQHNETVYTASNGVEALEIIEKKDINIIITDINMPMLSGDQLLKKLKENSKTQHLIIIGTSSDNEQVLQLEQLHQVKFDGILIKPFNEATLANILLKAISK; this is encoded by the coding sequence ATGCAGACAACTCAAAAAAATAGTAATACTTCAACAAAGAGATTAAGAATTATCCTTCTTATTTCAACTCTTATATTATTCATTTCATGCTTTGTTGTTTTTGTATCACAATATCAACAATACAAAAATATTCAAGTCAGAATTGAAAACATTTACGCTTCCATTAATAACGATAATTCTGACTTTAGCTTAGTGATAAGTAAGTACAATGAAGCGGAAAATTATTTTCGATTATTTTCTATTGATTTTGACAAAAAAAATTATTCAAATTACGAAAACAAATTAATAGAGATAAAAACTGATTTAGATTCATTGATAGCTCTGAATTTCAATGAACCAAATTCCATAATCGAAAATAACTTCAATAAAAAAGAAAGTCTGGCTAAAAATTTTATTTTGTTGAAACTTAAGATCGACAGTCTATTATCAAATAACAAAAAAATAAATTCTTTACCCGATTCATTTATAAAAAAGTCTACAAAAAGTTCTTCAAAAATAGTAAAAACTCCTGAGGAAAATTCTTCTGAAAAAAAGACAACAAATTACGTAGTGACAAAGAAAAAATCTTTGCTTAAAAGAATTTTCGATAAACAAAATGACACAATTTTCTTAGATCAGATCGAAAAACTAAAACAAGAGAGAGAAATAATTATTCAAGAACATCTCAAAGAATTAAATACACAACAGGATCTTACTAACAAAAAACTAGAAGAGGTCAATACCTATTTTCAAAAACTACGACAAAGTGAACGAAAGCTTCTCGCCAACAATTTTTCAATTTTACATGAATTGAATAAGTTAATTCGAGATATTCAAGACTACCGTCTTAAAGAAAGACATAAAAAAACCAATGCAGAAATTAAGAGTTTGATTGCTCAAACTGAGGTTCTAAAATGGGAAATGATCATATGTTTCATTACGATGTTTCTCATGATATGTTTTATTATTTATTATCAATATTTTACAACGTATTATGAAAACAGGCTTATTGAAGAAAAGAAGTATGTGAAAAAATTAGCAGATGAAAAAACGGCTATTTTAGCAGAAATAAGTCATGAAATTCGAACGCCAATTAATTCTTTATTGGGAATAGTAGATATCTTGAAAAAACAAAAAGAGCAGTTTAAGGAGCAAGATCGTCTATTAATTGAATCTGCCTTTTCTAGTATTCAATCCACGTCCAAAACAATCAATGATATTCTAAATTTAAGCAAATTAGAAAGCAAAGATCATGCAAATACAATTGGCACTTTTGACATCAATATGTTAGTCCAAGATGTAATTTCTATCCATCAAAACCAGGCTTCGTTAAAAAATATTAAGATAGAGTATAATCTGGTTCAAAATGAAAACTCTTCAATCAAAACTGATGAATTTAAAATTAGACAGATACTGACGAACTTACTTTCAAATGCAATTAAGTACTCTGAAAAAGGTATTATCAAAATAGCTGTTAAAGTAAATAATAATAAATTATTCATTACCGTTTCTGATCAAGGAATAGGTATCGCAAAAAATATGTTACCTTCTATTTTTAGAAAATATTTCACAGTTAACTCAGAAGTTAAAATAGATAGTGGCGTCGGATTAGGTCTTTATATCACAAAGCAACTCGTTAGAAAATTAAAGGGAGAAATCAAAGTAAACAGTGTCATTAACCAAGGAACTACTTTTGATGTTGAAATTCCAGTTATGATTGAAAAACATATAAAATCTGTTATCAAACGTATTAATCAGATTTCAGATTTACCAAAAAATATTAACTGGCTTATTGTAGATGATAATTCTTTGAATTTACTCTATATGAAACAGTTTTTTCAACATAATGAAACAGTTTATACCGCTAGCAATGGTGTTGAAGCATTGGAGATTATTGAAAAAAAAGACATTAACATTATTATTACGGATATCAATATGCCGATGTTAAGCGGTGATCAACTTTTGAAAAAACTGAAGGAAAATAGCAAAACACAGCATCTTATCATCATTGGTACATCTTCTGACAATGAACAAGTTTTACAACTTGAACAATTACATCAGGTCAAATTTGATGGTATTCTTATTAAACCGTTTAATGAGGCTACTCTTGCTAATATTCTATTAAAAGCAATCAGCAAATAA
- a CDS encoding YihY/virulence factor BrkB family protein, whose protein sequence is MSNIHQYLLKLKPYNQVIEWSKTVILPGFGSLPLYTVAVFFFQEISQDSILSKASSLSYSFMLAIFPGIIFLFTLIPYIPIKNFQEQLLDFLEVVIPHNAYQVVETTLEDIVKNQNGGLLSFGFILAAYFATNGMASMMRAFNKASLIAEKRTWIKRRLIALGLAFLIITALTIGMTIFTYAGIIVNYLKDSIAITKSFWAFVIKAARWIIIFGIYFFTVSCLYKFAPTSSRRWKLFSPGATLSTILAILTFSGFAFYINHFGTYNKLYGSIGTLIVIMIWMYLNTLILLIGYELNAAIALSKQSIKIVRPQSYNSFKNKIQD, encoded by the coding sequence ATGTCCAATATTCATCAATACTTATTGAAATTAAAACCTTACAATCAAGTTATTGAATGGAGTAAAACTGTTATTTTACCTGGATTTGGATCACTTCCATTATATACTGTTGCCGTATTTTTTTTCCAAGAAATCTCTCAAGATTCTATTTTAAGTAAGGCATCGTCTCTTTCTTATAGTTTCATGTTAGCTATATTTCCAGGAATAATTTTTCTATTTACGTTGATTCCGTATATACCTATCAAAAATTTTCAGGAACAACTGTTAGATTTTTTAGAAGTTGTTATTCCGCATAACGCTTATCAGGTTGTCGAAACGACATTAGAAGACATAGTTAAAAATCAAAATGGTGGACTCTTATCCTTTGGTTTTATTTTAGCAGCCTATTTTGCGACTAATGGTATGGCGTCTATGATGCGTGCTTTTAACAAAGCCTCCCTAATTGCGGAAAAAAGAACTTGGATTAAACGTCGACTGATTGCATTAGGATTAGCATTTTTAATCATTACGGCTCTCACTATTGGTATGACAATATTTACTTATGCAGGTATTATTGTCAATTATTTAAAAGACAGCATAGCAATAACAAAAAGTTTTTGGGCCTTTGTTATCAAGGCTGCGAGATGGATCATTATCTTTGGAATATATTTTTTTACCGTTAGCTGTCTTTATAAATTTGCACCAACATCTTCTCGTAGATGGAAGTTATTTAGTCCAGGAGCAACTTTGTCAACAATTTTAGCTATTCTTACTTTCTCTGGATTTGCTTTTTATATCAATCATTTTGGTACATATAATAAACTATACGGGTCAATAGGTACGCTAATTGTTATTATGATTTGGATGTATCTGAACACGTTAATATTATTAATTGGTTACGAATTAAATGCTGCTATTGCCTTATCAAAACAGAGTATCAAAATAGTTAGACCACAATCTTACAATTCTTTTAAAAACAAGATTCAGGACTAA
- a CDS encoding serine hydrolase, producing MILNTITKTLTLLFICIISHSYAQKMDTIYLEKLLQNHPDLFQNILNHPSKNEVQILYTQIDRDKNNTPHFRSYSYRLNPNWYFYPASTVKLPTAILALEKINELHIPGLTKDTPLRIDSAFEKQTTVTKDTSARNGLPSVAQYIKKILLTSDNDAQNRLFEFIGRAELNSKLKKYGTLNSRIVNRLAIGDKGIWAKHTNPITFYQDGKTIYQQPAQFDPNDYTIELKNTTQGKGYMNDKEEIIYEPWSFEGLNVFALEDQQLIMKKLLFPEVFESKQRFKLKKEDYAFIYDYMSRYPFESDYPKYDTAEFWPTYSKLLFYGRDKEATINPNIRVFNKYGDSYGYNIDNAYIVDFENGIEFLLAVVVQSNENGIYNDGIYEYETVTYPFLKNIGQVIYQEELKRVKKFKPDLSKFDFRK from the coding sequence ATGATATTGAATACGATAACGAAGACGTTAACCCTACTGTTCATTTGCATCATCTCTCACTCCTATGCTCAAAAAATGGATACGATCTATCTAGAGAAACTACTTCAAAATCACCCCGATTTATTTCAAAATATCTTAAATCATCCAAGTAAAAATGAAGTACAGATCTTATACACACAGATTGACCGGGACAAAAATAACACCCCTCATTTTAGATCTTATAGCTATCGATTGAACCCTAATTGGTATTTCTATCCAGCGAGTACAGTAAAATTACCTACAGCAATCCTAGCCCTAGAAAAGATCAATGAACTCCATATTCCAGGACTAACCAAAGACACACCGTTGCGCATTGATTCGGCTTTCGAAAAACAAACAACTGTTACGAAAGATACGTCTGCAAGAAACGGGTTACCGTCTGTCGCTCAATATATCAAAAAAATTCTGCTCACCAGTGATAACGATGCACAGAATAGACTTTTTGAGTTTATAGGTCGTGCCGAGCTGAATAGCAAGCTGAAAAAATATGGAACGCTAAATAGTCGAATAGTAAATCGGTTAGCGATTGGAGATAAGGGAATCTGGGCAAAACATACAAACCCTATCACATTCTATCAAGATGGCAAAACAATATATCAACAACCAGCTCAATTTGATCCGAATGATTATACAATCGAGCTGAAGAATACAACTCAGGGAAAAGGATATATGAATGACAAGGAAGAAATCATCTATGAACCTTGGAGTTTTGAAGGACTAAATGTATTTGCATTGGAAGACCAGCAATTGATTATGAAAAAATTGCTCTTTCCAGAAGTATTTGAAAGCAAGCAAAGATTTAAACTGAAAAAAGAGGATTATGCCTTTATATATGACTACATGTCTCGATATCCGTTTGAATCCGATTATCCTAAATATGATACCGCTGAGTTCTGGCCAACTTATAGTAAGTTGCTTTTCTATGGCAGGGATAAAGAGGCAACAATAAATCCTAATATCCGTGTTTTCAATAAATATGGAGATTCTTATGGCTATAATATCGACAATGCCTATATCGTTGATTTTGAAAATGGAATAGAGTTTCTATTAGCAGTAGTTGTCCAGTCCAATGAAAATGGTATTTATAATGATGGTATTTACGAGTATGAAACTGTTACTTATCCTTTTCTCAAAAATATAGGTCAAGTCATCTATCAAGAAGAGTTAAAAAGAGTCAAAAAGTTTAAACCAGACTTATCTAAATTTGATTTTAGAAAATAA
- the mltG gene encoding endolytic transglycosylase MltG, with protein sequence MENKKKIPSWLKIVILLVLIIGGYFGWTAYSTFFASNVTSNEKYLYINTGDTYAQVLQKIKDKKIVSDPVSFDRAAQYQKYPESVKPGRYALTPGMNNRRFIGNLRGGYQEAVKFRFENIRLKENFAGKLGENFEADSLTFLNLLNDENLAKSYGFTKDNFIAMFVPNTYELYWNTAPDKLFARFHDEWKKFWTSDRLAKAKEINLTPQEVSSLAAIVKGEALHTDEMPAIAGLYLNRLKKGMLLQADPTVIFANNDFTIRRVLNKHLRTDNPYNTYIYKGLPPGPIMMPSIVAIDAVLNYKHHDYIYMCAKEDFSGYHAFATNVAEHEVNARKFQKALDERNIKK encoded by the coding sequence ATGGAAAATAAAAAGAAAATACCTAGTTGGTTAAAAATTGTCATTCTCCTCGTTTTAATTATAGGAGGATATTTTGGATGGACAGCCTATAGCACTTTCTTTGCATCAAATGTTACTAGCAATGAGAAATACTTGTATATTAATACAGGAGATACTTATGCACAAGTGTTGCAAAAGATTAAGGATAAGAAAATTGTTTCTGACCCAGTAAGTTTTGATCGTGCAGCACAGTACCAAAAATATCCCGAGAGTGTTAAGCCAGGGCGATATGCTTTGACACCAGGTATGAATAATAGAAGGTTCATTGGCAATTTAAGAGGCGGCTATCAAGAGGCTGTGAAGTTTAGATTTGAGAATATTCGTTTAAAAGAAAACTTTGCAGGAAAATTAGGAGAAAATTTCGAAGCCGATTCTTTGACTTTTCTAAATTTGTTAAATGATGAAAATCTCGCAAAATCATATGGTTTCACCAAAGATAATTTCATTGCGATGTTTGTTCCAAATACTTATGAACTCTATTGGAACACAGCTCCAGACAAGCTTTTTGCTCGTTTTCATGATGAATGGAAAAAATTTTGGACAAGTGATCGTTTAGCAAAAGCCAAAGAAATTAACCTGACACCCCAAGAAGTAAGTTCGCTTGCAGCTATCGTAAAGGGAGAAGCTCTACATACAGATGAAATGCCTGCTATCGCTGGCTTATATTTAAATAGATTAAAAAAGGGAATGCTTTTACAAGCTGACCCTACTGTTATTTTTGCCAATAATGATTTCACCATACGTCGTGTATTGAATAAACATTTACGTACAGACAATCCTTATAATACCTATATTTACAAAGGTCTCCCTCCAGGGCCGATCATGATGCCAAGTATTGTTGCCATAGATGCTGTTTTAAATTATAAACATCACGATTATATTTACATGTGTGCGAAAGAAGATTTTTCTGGATACCATGCTTTTGCAACAAATGTTGCCGAACATGAAGTAAATGCTCGTAAATTTCAAAAAGCCTTAGACGAAAGAAATATCAAAAAATAA